Proteins from a single region of Oreochromis niloticus isolate F11D_XX linkage group LG7, O_niloticus_UMD_NMBU, whole genome shotgun sequence:
- the ntng2b gene encoding sarcoplasmic reticulum histidine-rich calcium-binding protein isoform X3, which produces MEICTCCCQIATTGTSSRTFTTPKADDGTEVKAGVEAKGETEGEGGPEGDVETTTTISEAERSPAVTHKPLGGLQEETHKSEEQLHETHGHKAKSLFEHGEKMEEHPGGETERKVSRESEKHSHEIRGHKTTSSSEHGAGREEEDEEEERKSKETVSHKSEELVHETHGHASTTQSQHGQEKHAESKVSHAFEEHDAHGHKTTASSEHGEKSHEVVHRERGEERKAPHNFAEHVHEIHSHKTTTSSEHGEERKEEEESESKGEHTHETHGHRTTSHGHGWRHEENKVIHPETTDPHTLEGHVHAPHGHTTTTSSEHRQQEHMERKTEGQHKSEEHIHEAQSHNIPSEHRTAEITASHNPDGHVHGGHVEEAHDHRSTSEHGHQKPEGHVHGGHVEEAHGHRASEHGHQKPEGHVHGGHVEEAHGHRASEHGHQKPEGHVHGGHVEQAHGHRASEHGDHKPEGNVHGGHVEQAHGHRASEHGHQKPEGHVHGGHVEQAHGHRASEHGDHKPEGHVHGGHVEQAHGHRASEHGDHKPEGHVHGGHVEQAHGHRASEHGHQKPEGNVHGGHVEQAHGHRASEHGDHKPEGHVHGGHIEQAHGHRASEHGHHKPEGHLHGGHVEEAHGHRASEHRDHKPEGHIHGGHVEQAHGHRASEHGHQKPEGHVHGGHVEEAHGGRPTSEHGHHNPEGHVHGGHVEEAHGHRASEHGDHKPEGHVHVGHLVEAHDHKPTTEHGNHKPEGHVHVGHVVEAHDHKPTTEHGNHKPEGHVHVGHLVEAHGHKPTTEHGDHKPEGNVHGGHVEQAHGHRASEHGHQKPEGHVHGGHVEQAHGHRASEHGHQKPEGHEHGGHVEQAHGHRASEHGHQKPEGNVHGGHVEQAHGHRASEHGDHKPEGHVHGGHIEEAHGHRASEHGHHKPEGHLHGGHVEEAHGHRASEHRDHKPEGHIHGGHVEQAHGHRASEHGHQKPEGHEHGGHIEEANGHRGSEHGHNKPEGHVHETHGHRITTSSEHRHGREERGHTERKDSHNSGGHIYGHKTTSEHGEVGHTDRQDHHKSHGHMHEAHGHKTTHGHGREEERHTERRVSHNSEGHTHGHRTSSEHGEEHTPRQDHHKSAGHVHESHGHMTLTTSGTGEESHREGKAHHGIEKAEWEVVGREEDEDREEEKQKGKRRGLLKLLISGEPQAKQLFGIIYDDFKDCECYGHSNRCSYIDYLNIVTCVSCKHNTRGQNCQHCRLGFYRNASAELDDESVCIECNCNQMGSVHDRCNGTGFCQCKDGATGAKCDDCLPGYYWKQGCYPNVCDEEMLLCQNGGTCYQNQKCICPPEFKGVLCQHSRCEAGKDCNGASLPHPSTATLLLGTLLTYLLATLTPH; this is translated from the exons ATGGAGATCTGTACTTGTTGTTGCCAAATAGCCACAACAGGAACTTCATCTAGGACGTTTACCACTCCCAAAGCTGATGACGGGACAGAGGTGAAAGCTGGAGTTGAAGCTAAGGGTGAAACTGAAGGTGAGGGTGGGCCCGAGGGCGACGTGGAAACAACCACAACCATCTCTGAAGCTGAACGGTCCCCCGCTGTTACCCACAAACCACTTGGAGGCCTTCAGGAAG AAACCCACAAGTCAGAGGAACAGCTGCATGAGACACATGGCCACAAAGCTAAATCTTTGTTTGAGCACGGGGAGAAAATGGAGGAGCATCCAGGAGgagaaactgaaagaaaag TCTCCCGCGAGTCTGAAAAACATTCACATGAGATTCGTGGCCACAAAACTACTTCCTCGTCTGAACACGGAGCAGGaagggaggaggaagatgaggaagaagaaagaaaatccaAAGAGACAG TCTCTCACAAGTCTGAGGAGCTCGTACATGAAACTCACGGACACGCATCCACAACCCAATCTCAGCACGGGCAAGAGAAGCATGCAGAAAGCAAAG TTTCCCACGCATTTGAGGAACACGACGCTCACGGCCACAAAACGACAGCCTCATCTGAGCACGGTGAAAAATCACACGAGGTGGTGCATCGAGAACGAGGAGAAGAACGGAAAG CTCCCCACAATTTTGCGGAACACGTACACGAGATTCACAGCcacaaaacaacaacctcatCTGAGCATGGGGAGgaaagaaaggaggaggaggagagtgaaAGTAAAG gagaacacacacacgAGACTCACGGCCACAGAACAACCTCACATGGGCACGGATGGAGACACGAGGAGAATAAAGTAATACATCCCGAAACAACAg ACCCCCACACATTGGAGGGGCATGTACATGCGCCTCACGgtcacacaacaacaacctcgTCTGAGCACAGACAGCAGGAGCATATGGAAAGAAAAACTGAAG GCCAACACAAGTCTGAGGAACACATACATGAGGCCCAGAGCCACAATATACCATCTGAGCACAGAACAGCTGAAATTACAG CCTCCCACAACCCTGATGGACATGTGCATGGAGGACATGTAGAAGAAGCCCATGACCACAGATCAACATCTGAACATGGACACCAGAAGCCTGAGGGACATGTGCATGGAGGACATGTAGAAGAAGCTCATGGCCATAGAGCATCTGAACATGGACACCAGAAGCCTGAGGGACATGTGCATGGTGGACATGTAGAAGAAGCTCATGGCCATAGAGCATCTGAACATGGACACCAGAAGCCTGAGGGACATGTGCATGGTGGACATGTAGAACAAGCTCATGGCCATAGAGCATCTGAACATGGAGACCACAAGCCTGAGGGAAATGTGCATGGTGGACATGTAGAACAAGCTCATGGCCATAGAGCATCTGAACATGGACACCAGAAGCCTGAGGGACATGTGCATGGTGGACATGTAGAACAAGCTCATGGCCATAGAGCATCTGAACATGGAGACCACAAGCCTGAGGGACATGTGCATGGTGGACATGTAGAACAAGCTCATGGCCATAGAGCATCTGAACATGGAGACCACAAGCCTGAGGGACATGTGCATGGTGGACATGTAGAACAAGCTCATGGCCATAGAGCATCTGAACATGGACACCAGAAGCCTGAGGGAAATGTGCATGGTGGACATGTAGAACAAGCTCATGGCCATAGAGCATCTGAACATGGAGACCACAAGCCTGAGGGACATGTGCATGGTGGACATATAGAACAAGCTCATGGCCATAGAGCATCTGAACATGGACATCACAAGCCTGAGGGACATTTGCATGGTGGACATGTAGAAGAAGCTCATGGCCATAGAGCATCTGAACATAGAGACCACAAGCCTGAGGGACACATCCATGGGGGACATGTAGAACAAGCTCATGGCCATAGAGCATCTGAACATGGACACCAGAAGCCTGAGGGACATGTGCATGGTGGACATGTAGAAGAAGCTCATGGTGGCAGACCTACATCTGAACATGGACACCACAATCCTGAGGGACATGTCCATGGGGGACATGTAGAAGAAGCTCATGGCCATAGAGCATCTGAACATGGAGACCACAAGCCTGAGGGACATGTGCATGTTGGACATTTAGTAGAAGCTCATGACCACAAACCTACAACTGAACATGGAAACCACAAGCCTGAGGGACATGTGCATGTTGGACATGTAGTAGAAGCTCATGACCACAAACCTACAACTGAACATGGAAACCACAAGCCTGAGGGACATGTGCATGTTGGACATTTAGTAGAAGCTCATGGCCACAAACCAACAACTGAACATGGAGACCACAAGCCTGAGGGAAATGTGCATGGTGGACATGTAGAACAAGCTCATGGCCATAGAGCATCTGAACATGGACACCAGAAGCCTGAGGGACATGTGCATGGTGGACATGTAGAACAAGCTCATGGCCATAGAGCATCTGAACATGGACACCAGAAGCCTGAGGGACATGAGCATGGTGGACATGTAGAACAAGCTCATGGCCATAGAGCATCTGAACATGGACACCAGAAGCCTGAGGGAAATGTGCATGGTGGACATGTAGAACAAGCTCATGGCCATAGAGCATCTGAACATGGAGACCACAAGCCTGAGGGACATGTGCATGGTGGACATATAGAAGAAGCTCATGGCCATAGAGCATCTGAACATGGACATCACAAGCCTGAGGGACATTTGCATGGTGGACATGTAGAAGAAGCTCATGGCCATAGAGCATCTGAACATAGAGACCACAAGCCTGAGGGACACATCCATGGGGGACATGTAGAACAAGCTCATGGCCATAGAGCATCTGAACATGGACACCAGAAGCCTGAGGGACATGAGCATGGGGGACATATAGAAGAAGCTAATGGCCATAGAGGATCTGAACATGGACACAACAAGCCTGAGGGACATGTGCATGAAACTCATGGCCACAGAATAACAACCTCATCTGAACATAGGCATGGAAGGGAGGAAAGGGGACATACAGAAAGAAAAG ACTCACACAACTCTGGGGGACACATATATGGCCACAAAACTACATCTGAGCATGGAGAGGTGGGACATACAGACAGACAAG ACCACCACAAGTCTCATGGACATATGCATGAGGCTCATGGCCATAAAACAACACATGGACATGgaagggaggaagagaggcatACAGAAAGAAGAG TCTCGCACAACTCTGAGGGACACACGCATGGCCACAGAACCTCATCTGAGCATGGCGAGGAGCATACACCCAGGCAAG ACCACCACAAGTCTGCCGGACATGTTCATGAGAGTCATGGCCACATGACATTAACAACCTCGGGCACGGGGGAAGAAAGTCATAGAGAAGGAAAAG CGCACCATGGCATTGAAAAAGCAGAATGGGAAGTAGTTGGTCGTGAGGAGGATGAAGACAGAGAAGAGGAGAAGCAAAAAGGGAAAAGGAGAG GGCTGCTGAAACTTTTGATCTCAGGAGAGCCCCAGGCCAAACAGTTGTTTGGGATCATATACGATGATTTCAAAG actgCGAGTGCTACGGCCACTCCAATCGCTGCAGCTACATCGACTACCTGAACATCGTCACATGCGTCAGCTGCAAGCACAACACCAGGGGCCAGAACTGCCAACACTGCAGACTGGGATTCTACCGCAACGCCTCTGCCGAACTGGATGATGAGAGCGTCTGCATCG AGTGTAACTGCAACCAGATGGGCTCTGTTCATGACCGGTGTAACGGCACAGGTTTCTGCCAGTGTAAAGACGGGGCCACGGGGGCCAAATGTGACGACTGTCTGCCAGGATACTACTGGAAGCAAGGCTGTTACC cAAACGTTTGTGACGAGGAGATGCTCCTGTGCCAGAACGGAGGAACGTGCTACCAGAACCAGAAGTGCATCTGTCCTCCGGAGTTCAAGGGGGTACTGTGCCAACATTCGCGCTGTGAGGCGGGCAAGGACTGCAACGGCGCTTCTTTGCCGCACCCTTCCACGGCCACCCTGCTGCTCGGCACTCTGCTAACCTACCTGCTGGCCACATTAACGCCCCATTGA
- the ntng2b gene encoding sarcoplasmic reticulum histidine-rich calcium-binding protein isoform X7 codes for MEICTCCCQIATTGTSSRTFTTPKADDGTEVKAGVEAKGETEGEGGPEGDVETTTTISEAERSPAVTHKPLGGLQEETHKSEEQLHETHGHKAKSLFEHGEKMEEHPGGETERKVSRESEKHSHEIRGHKTTSSSEHGAGREEEDEEEERKSKETVSHKSEELVHETHGHASTTQSQHGQEKHAESKVSHAFEEHDAHGHKTTASSEHGEKSHEVVHRERGEERKVSHMFEGHTHETHGHKTTTSPEHGDGHEERKVEGKAPHNFAEHVHEIHSHKTTTSSEHGEERKEEEESESKGEHTHETHGHRTTSHGHGWRHEENKVIHPETTDPHTLEGHVHAPHGHTTTTSSEHRQQEHMERKTEGQHKSEEHIHEAQSHNIPSEHRTAEITASHNPDGHVHGGHVEEAHDHRSTSEHGHQKPEGHVHGGHVEEAHGHRASEHGHQKPEGHVHGGHVEEAHGHRASEHGHQKPEGHVHGGHVEQAHGHRASEHGDHKPEGNVHGGHVEQAHGHRASEHGHQKPEGHVHGGHVEQAHGHRASEHGDHKPEGHVHGGHVEQAHGHRASEHGDHKPEGHVHGGHVEQAHGHRASEHGHQKPEGNVHGGHVEQAHGHRASEHGDHKPEGHVHGGHIEQAHGHRASEHGHHKPEGHLHGGHVEEAHGHRASEHRDHKPEGHIHGGHVEQAHGHRASEHGHQKPEGNVHGGHVEQAHGHRASEHGHQKPEGHVHGGHVEQAHGHRASEHGHQKPEGHEHGGHVEQAHGHRASEHGHQKPEGNVHGGHVEQAHGHRASEHGDHKPEGHVHGGHIEEAHGHRASEHGHHKPEGHLHGGHVEEAHGHRASEHRDHKPEGHIHGGHVEQAHGHRASEHGHQKPEGHEHGGHIEEANGHRGSEHGHNKPEGHVHETHGHRITTSSEHRHGREERGHTERKDSHNSGGHIYGHKTTSEHGEVGHTDRQDHHKSHGHMHEAHGHKTTHGHGREEERHTERRVSHNSEGHTHGHRTSSEHGEEHTPRQDHHKSAGHVHESHGHMTLTTSGTGEESHREGKAHHGIEKAEWEVVGREEDEDREEEKQKGKRRGLLKLLISGEPQAKQLFGIIYDDFKDCECYGHSNRCSYIDYLNIVTCVSCKHNTRGQNCQHCRLGFYRNASAELDDESVCIECNCNQMGSVHDRCNGTGFCQCKDGATGAKCDDCLPGYYWKQGCYPNVCDEEMLLCQNGGTCYQNQKCICPPEFKGVLCQHSRCEAGKDCNGASLPHPSTATLLLGTLLTYLLATLTPH; via the exons ATGGAGATCTGTACTTGTTGTTGCCAAATAGCCACAACAGGAACTTCATCTAGGACGTTTACCACTCCCAAAGCTGATGACGGGACAGAGGTGAAAGCTGGAGTTGAAGCTAAGGGTGAAACTGAAGGTGAGGGTGGGCCCGAGGGCGACGTGGAAACAACCACAACCATCTCTGAAGCTGAACGGTCCCCCGCTGTTACCCACAAACCACTTGGAGGCCTTCAGGAAG AAACCCACAAGTCAGAGGAACAGCTGCATGAGACACATGGCCACAAAGCTAAATCTTTGTTTGAGCACGGGGAGAAAATGGAGGAGCATCCAGGAGgagaaactgaaagaaaag TCTCCCGCGAGTCTGAAAAACATTCACATGAGATTCGTGGCCACAAAACTACTTCCTCGTCTGAACACGGAGCAGGaagggaggaggaagatgaggaagaagaaagaaaatccaAAGAGACAG TCTCTCACAAGTCTGAGGAGCTCGTACATGAAACTCACGGACACGCATCCACAACCCAATCTCAGCACGGGCAAGAGAAGCATGCAGAAAGCAAAG TTTCCCACGCATTTGAGGAACACGACGCTCACGGCCACAAAACGACAGCCTCATCTGAGCACGGTGAAAAATCACACGAGGTGGTGCATCGAGAACGAGGAGAAGAACGGAAAG TTTCCCACATGTTTGAGGGGCACACACATGAGACTCACGGCcacaaaacaacaacctcacCTGAGCATGGCGACGGGcatgaagaaagaaaagttgAAGGGAAAG CTCCCCACAATTTTGCGGAACACGTACACGAGATTCACAGCcacaaaacaacaacctcatCTGAGCATGGGGAGgaaagaaaggaggaggaggagagtgaaAGTAAAG gagaacacacacacgAGACTCACGGCCACAGAACAACCTCACATGGGCACGGATGGAGACACGAGGAGAATAAAGTAATACATCCCGAAACAACAg ACCCCCACACATTGGAGGGGCATGTACATGCGCCTCACGgtcacacaacaacaacctcgTCTGAGCACAGACAGCAGGAGCATATGGAAAGAAAAACTGAAG GCCAACACAAGTCTGAGGAACACATACATGAGGCCCAGAGCCACAATATACCATCTGAGCACAGAACAGCTGAAATTACAG CCTCCCACAACCCTGATGGACATGTGCATGGAGGACATGTAGAAGAAGCCCATGACCACAGATCAACATCTGAACATGGACACCAGAAGCCTGAGGGACATGTGCATGGAGGACATGTAGAAGAAGCTCATGGCCATAGAGCATCTGAACATGGACACCAGAAGCCTGAGGGACATGTGCATGGTGGACATGTAGAAGAAGCTCATGGCCATAGAGCATCTGAACATGGACACCAGAAGCCTGAGGGACATGTGCATGGTGGACATGTAGAACAAGCTCATGGCCATAGAGCATCTGAACATGGAGACCACAAGCCTGAGGGAAATGTGCATGGTGGACATGTAGAACAAGCTCATGGCCATAGAGCATCTGAACATGGACACCAGAAGCCTGAGGGACATGTGCATGGTGGACATGTAGAACAAGCTCATGGCCATAGAGCATCTGAACATGGAGACCACAAGCCTGAGGGACATGTGCATGGTGGACATGTAGAACAAGCTCATGGCCATAGAGCATCTGAACATGGAGACCACAAGCCTGAGGGACATGTGCATGGTGGACATGTAGAACAAGCTCATGGCCATAGAGCATCTGAACATGGACACCAGAAGCCTGAGGGAAATGTGCATGGTGGACATGTAGAACAAGCTCATGGCCATAGAGCATCTGAACATGGAGACCACAAGCCTGAGGGACATGTGCATGGTGGACATATAGAACAAGCTCATGGCCATAGAGCATCTGAACATGGACATCACAAGCCTGAGGGACATTTGCATGGTGGACATGTAGAAGAAGCTCATGGCCATAGAGCATCTGAACATAGAGACCACAAGCCTGAGGGACACATCCATGGGGGACATGTAGAACAAGCTCATGGCCATAGAGCATCTGAACATGGACACCAGAAGCCTGAG GGAAATGTGCATGGTGGACATGTAGAACAAGCTCATGGCCATAGAGCATCTGAACATGGACACCAGAAGCCTGAGGGACATGTGCATGGTGGACATGTAGAACAAGCTCATGGCCATAGAGCATCTGAACATGGACACCAGAAGCCTGAGGGACATGAGCATGGTGGACATGTAGAACAAGCTCATGGCCATAGAGCATCTGAACATGGACACCAGAAGCCTGAGGGAAATGTGCATGGTGGACATGTAGAACAAGCTCATGGCCATAGAGCATCTGAACATGGAGACCACAAGCCTGAGGGACATGTGCATGGTGGACATATAGAAGAAGCTCATGGCCATAGAGCATCTGAACATGGACATCACAAGCCTGAGGGACATTTGCATGGTGGACATGTAGAAGAAGCTCATGGCCATAGAGCATCTGAACATAGAGACCACAAGCCTGAGGGACACATCCATGGGGGACATGTAGAACAAGCTCATGGCCATAGAGCATCTGAACATGGACACCAGAAGCCTGAGGGACATGAGCATGGGGGACATATAGAAGAAGCTAATGGCCATAGAGGATCTGAACATGGACACAACAAGCCTGAGGGACATGTGCATGAAACTCATGGCCACAGAATAACAACCTCATCTGAACATAGGCATGGAAGGGAGGAAAGGGGACATACAGAAAGAAAAG ACTCACACAACTCTGGGGGACACATATATGGCCACAAAACTACATCTGAGCATGGAGAGGTGGGACATACAGACAGACAAG ACCACCACAAGTCTCATGGACATATGCATGAGGCTCATGGCCATAAAACAACACATGGACATGgaagggaggaagagaggcatACAGAAAGAAGAG TCTCGCACAACTCTGAGGGACACACGCATGGCCACAGAACCTCATCTGAGCATGGCGAGGAGCATACACCCAGGCAAG ACCACCACAAGTCTGCCGGACATGTTCATGAGAGTCATGGCCACATGACATTAACAACCTCGGGCACGGGGGAAGAAAGTCATAGAGAAGGAAAAG CGCACCATGGCATTGAAAAAGCAGAATGGGAAGTAGTTGGTCGTGAGGAGGATGAAGACAGAGAAGAGGAGAAGCAAAAAGGGAAAAGGAGAG GGCTGCTGAAACTTTTGATCTCAGGAGAGCCCCAGGCCAAACAGTTGTTTGGGATCATATACGATGATTTCAAAG actgCGAGTGCTACGGCCACTCCAATCGCTGCAGCTACATCGACTACCTGAACATCGTCACATGCGTCAGCTGCAAGCACAACACCAGGGGCCAGAACTGCCAACACTGCAGACTGGGATTCTACCGCAACGCCTCTGCCGAACTGGATGATGAGAGCGTCTGCATCG AGTGTAACTGCAACCAGATGGGCTCTGTTCATGACCGGTGTAACGGCACAGGTTTCTGCCAGTGTAAAGACGGGGCCACGGGGGCCAAATGTGACGACTGTCTGCCAGGATACTACTGGAAGCAAGGCTGTTACC cAAACGTTTGTGACGAGGAGATGCTCCTGTGCCAGAACGGAGGAACGTGCTACCAGAACCAGAAGTGCATCTGTCCTCCGGAGTTCAAGGGGGTACTGTGCCAACATTCGCGCTGTGAGGCGGGCAAGGACTGCAACGGCGCTTCTTTGCCGCACCCTTCCACGGCCACCCTGCTGCTCGGCACTCTGCTAACCTACCTGCTGGCCACATTAACGCCCCATTGA